CTTATTGAAAGTTTGGAATTATTATTTTGatcattgttttattttttgaacttACATTTTATTGATCTTTGAGGTATTGGATTCCTTGTTTTGTTAACTCTGAACCATCCCTTGACGGTTTGTCTAGATTTATGTCGGGGGTTAGATGTCATAGTATTGGATTCTTGTTGAAGAAACTCCCATGAGAGTttaagatgacaaaataataaaaaatcactaatctatGTATTATCAATAGAGGCAAGGTAATATACACATCGTGTACCAACAGGCTCGTCGTGACATGGAGCACGCTGCTACTCTCAAGGGGGAACGAGGTGAATAAGTTACACTCATTTAAGTGGACTCGGCCTAGGCAACAAACCCAAAAATGGTGATGATAGCAACAATAGCATTCAACCAAACCTACCTTTGAACCCAAGTTTCTGTCATAATTCACTCCTTCAATAGCAACTACCGTAAATTTGTTCAACTAGATTGTTGGGTTTAGATATGCATCAATCATAAATCACCTAGATGTGGATTCTTGTGATGAGAGGTAAGTCGTGCACAACCTAAAACTAACACGTCTCCTTTTAAGGCCATGGCAAAGCAAATAAACCATAACCTGGTCGAATAATATCATGCAGGCGGGAGGCACAAGTGGGGCGAGCTTTTGTGGTATAAGAGCCAGCGTGGGAATTTTGGGTTTCAGACATGTTTTTGATCCTACATCGCCTGGACTTGAGCTATTGCTACGGTAAACAAGTGCCAAGCGACCACAAATTAGAATGATGCGCTTTAAAGCCGTATAGGCATGAGTGCCACTGCCAAAGCGGATAATCCGTAGCGGACGTAAATGAGAAGTAGAGTTTCGATAATGAAATCTCAGGGCTAACTAATGAATGTTAGGGATCAaatcaaaagcaaaacaaaattttgagagGATGAACATGAAACGTAGTGCGAAGGACGAAGTGTACCACTATCCTTATCTACTTCGTCCTCGCATGAGTAAACTCTGCATTTCACCAAACACCCCCCAAAGGAATATGCCAAGACCGACCGATACACGTGATGAGGAGATCAAAAAGCGAGGTCCCATCGAAAAGTATGTTTAATCAAAGATCAAGACAATGTGATCAGAAGACTAGAAAAAGTGTGGTCGTGCACTAAACTACAAGCAAAAAGAAAGTGACATAACAAGGCACCGAGCAATGACCAAGAAATCAACCCAGTAATCAGTCAATGTCTCCATCTAAAGCcccattgaaaaaaattcactaATAATCTGTGGGGGCCCTCTCGAAGTTCATGATTGAAGACACTGTGGTACCAAAATGTCGCCTAATACTCCAAATTCGAAATGCTGAATTTCGAACTCTTGTTGAGATATATGAAGATTGGTTCCTAGCTTTTGCCGAGTCACACTTCCATCATGTTCATAATATTGCTTATAAAGCTTGCCGACTTCAGATTCTTCGGACCCATCTAAGATTACTCACGAGGTACGAAGTTTTGTCCGATCCTAAGCTTCAAAAACACTTTATAAAGACGATCATGagaaagtgaaaaacaaaacaaaaccatcACTACATTGATAACTTTGATGTGACACGAGATCACGCTTAAGAAAAAATCGAGTTATGAGAATAGTTTGAGAATACCAAATCGGACAATGATATAATCAAAAGTACCCAGAACTTGATCTTTAATCAACTTCCTCATAATATtgatataaattttcaaattagtcACAGCACAATAGCAGCTCATAGTCGCCCAAATTGCCACTCTTCCTTCCCCCATGCTAGAACTTTTGACTCCTTTTAGCATTTTAAGTTCATTGATGTTCTGCCTTTTAAGATGAGAGACAGAGCGAGCCGGGGAGGCAGGGCGGATTTAAACCAAAGCATGAATTTGACAGCACAAATGACTAGGAACTTCTGTACTCAGCATAGAGAGTTAGATAGAAACAATAGTCAACAACTGGACTTCGAACTCTCAGAAATGCCATAAATGTTCTGCCTAAGCATCAAGTCATTTAATAAACAAAATTCATTACAGGCAGCATTGCACACATAACAATCCGGTCAGTTTAACGAAAGTCAAGATGGAGAAACGGGGccagaaacaaaaaatgcaaGATGGTCTTCGGAGAACTCATCGGTGTCCACCACACAGATATACAGAGCAAAATAACATTGAACAGAACGCAAAACTTAATAAGTTTTCGAGACATGGAGGACCaaattaaaatgtaaaaaatatgaaagttaCAGATGCGAGAATAGCTTGACTAGAACTTGTTGCTTAATATTGAATGCTGAGTGATGTGGCAAGCTTTCATAAGAGATGCGGTCAATCGTCGAGCCAGTCCAGAGAGAAGCACTTGTCCGCGACTTGAACTAGAACATCCTCCCTCGGCTTCACAGCATCTTTCCACCCCCAAGACACCTCCTCATCACAGATCACGGTTTTAAGAGTCTTCATCAATGAGGCAGACCTCGGCACCCCCCTTATTTGCGCACATTCCCTCATATCGATCTTCTCAAGTTTCTCCAGGTTTCCAATTTCTTTAGGAAGGTCCATCAAATTAACACATTGAGAGATGTCAAGATACTTCAAGCAACCAAGTTGACAAATTCCCGGAGGAAGCGTCCTAAGATTCGGGCAAGCATACATTCTCAGTATCTCTAGAGATGACAGATTGTGCAAGTCGGCCGGTAGACTTTGGAGGCTGTGGCAGTTCGTGATGCTCAGGCTCTTGAGGGATTGGGCCAGGCAAATGCTTGAAGGAAGCTCCAATAAGTCATCGCAATGGTCAATAGTGAGCTCCGATAGGCGTGGAAAAATCTGGGGGAGGTTGACGATTGATGGATCTAGGCTGTCATTGATCTTGCACAGGACTAGAAATACCTTCCTCATGTCATTGAGGGGTGTTGTGCTTTCAGATAAATGGGGGACACAAACTCTTTCAAGCCAGAGGCTTCGCAACTTGGTCAAACTAGAGAAAACCGAAAAGTTTCGGAGGACAGCATTGGAAGTGCTGTGATTTATGACAATCAGAGCACGGAGCTTCGGCATGTTCTCAATAAAAGGAGGTAAGAAGTAACTGTCGGAAGAGAAGTTGAGGATAAGCACTTCAGCCTTGGGGAATTCCATTCTTGGCCAGTCCATTTCATCCATTTTACCTAGCTTTGCACAACAGAAATTAGTGAAAACAAATTGGAAGAGAGAGTTCAGTGTACAAGACTCACAAAATTTCAGTCAATACCTGTGTGAACTGAAACAATTTGAGCATCGAACGGTATGCCTGAATTCCTTTCCCACTCTTTAGGAAACTCATTTTCTCTTCTAGGCATAAGCAGTCGCTTGCGCTTGTTGACTTCCTCCTGGTTGTTGAGATGAAGGGCGAGGTCCCTTAGCACATCATGTTGGGTCACCGACACCTCGAAATAACTGCTGTATATTTCTCCAGCTCTGCCACAGATCTCATGAAGTTAGAAGGATTCATTTTGATTAGTTCTTCCAAATCTAAGAGCCATGGCAAAAGACCTGCGGAATATGAACATACCGGACATCCTTAACCAAAGTAATTAGATTTTTGTTGGAGAGCTCAACAACGATTGCAaaaccttcttcttcatcgatgTCATGTATTTCGACCCACATGTTGATAAGAACATCCAGAGGAATCTTTGTGTCCTCTGGGAACGATCCCAAATCCGAGAAGCATTCTTTGACCTTTTTCTTCAAGTGCTCGACACTGATCGCCATCCTATCCAACAGTTTGCTTCCATGAGAGTCGGATATCGGCTCTCCCCTTGCCAATCTCTTTCGGGCACTCACCCAGAACATCGGTAATTGGTCCCTTAGTGAAGCTCCAATCACTTTGAGAGCCAAAGGAAGCCCTTTACATTCGTTGACCACCTATCCACAACGTTTTCATGACATATAAAATTAAAGGACTAAGGCAGCAGATTAAAATGAAACTTCAAACTAAGTTACTTGCTTTTACATGAGTATAACGGtacaccagagagagagagttttttcTAAACTACCTGCTTGACCAAATCTTTATCAGCACCAGGAGGGATGGATTTTTGACCAAAGGCCGAGTGGCAGAACAGGGTCATGGCTTCTTGTTCCCTCAGCAATTCTACTTCATAAGTATCTGTAGTTACTTCTGGGAATTTGAATCTCGAGACCACAAGAGTTGTGCAACCGGGTGTCCTGGAAATGGCAACCAATGGCTCAAGATCCGAGAACGACCACACATCATCCAGCACGATCAGGGTCTTTCGTCTTGTGGCCCCCAAATTATCTATGCCTTCTGGTCTCCATTGCATATTCCACTGAGGAACCCGATCGAATGGACTGACCCCTTCATTCCCCATTATGTATGCCTTAATCTGTTTCTTCAATACATCTATATTAGGGGACTGAGATACTGTTTGGAACAGGACCCTGCCGTTGAAATCATCTGGAAAAAGCACAAAAATGGTCAGTTGGTAGCTTTGAATCTAAACATACGAACTTTTCATTCTGAAACAAGTGAAGATCCACCTAAAACATAATGGAAAGAAAGGAGCTCACAAATTATTTGGATATATATTTTACACAAAATACAGATTTGTTAGACAACTGTTTTAAAGCCACATCTCAGAGCTATCCAAAGATACTGAGGTCAAGCTATCATGACCTATCACTTACTAACATGCTAAATTTAGAGCACTTAATGCAATTAAAGGTTCACAAAAGCCTCCTGTCAAAAACTGCAGTAGTGCAATCAGAGCAAATTCGACCAGAAAGAGCATGAATCAAAAATAGAACCCagagaaatgagaaacaaaagaaaaattactgcTAAAATAAAAGGCAGCAGCAGAAAACCCATGAAAAGGAGCTTACTTCTGATAGCATCATCCTTAGCAACTTCCTTAGCCAAAGTGGTCTTCCCAGACCCACCAATCCCACATATCCCAATCACCCCCATATCCTTACTGTCCCTAATCATCTCCCTCACTTTCCTTCTCCCCACCTCCACCGAGGGCCCAAAACTCAGCACGCCGCTGCCGAAGGCGTCAGACTCCGCCTCGGTCTCCTCCCTCTGCTTCAGCGCCTCCCCACCCACCCGCCACCGCCGATCCTCATCTCCGACAGGCTCTGCTCCAGCCGCCGCGCCGACCCCTCGATCCGGTCCAGTCGCTCCCCGTCTCCACCCGCATGTGGTGCACGTCGGCTAGGGTGTGGGCCTGCATCGGGACCTGAATGAAATGATTGATCTTCTTGTCAAGCTTCTCCATCTTCCTCGTCAACTGGAGGTTCTTGTAGAGGTTCCAGCGGTTGGTGCCGAGGACCTTCCTGGAGAGCTCGAGGCCATCCGTGAGGGTCCTTGAGAAGTGGTCAAGCTGGGTTTGTCGGTGGCCAAGGAGCTCGACACCCGAGTACTGGATCTCGCGGATGATCGGTTGGAGGTCCTCGATGATGCGGGTGAGCTGGAGGGCCCTCTCCTTGCTGAGGCAGGACTTGCGGGTTGTCTGTACGAGCTGCTTCAGGAGCTCCGTCGCGATCTCGCCGGCGAAGAAGTCCGTCACCGCCATGTTCCGGCGGTTGCTTGCGTCAAGGCCGCGTTACTGTAGCTcttccagagagagagagagagagactcagaCGATGACTGGGTGTTGAGTTCAGACTCGACTCTGGAGACCTTCGCTGCTGGTGCCGCTACGTTTGGCAGCCATGGAAGATTGCTCATTGGCTAGTTTGTTTCAGTATCTAATCTtgtatgttttatttatttcttaatttattaaatgCTTGCCCATTGGTGGGCGCATGTGGGACCTTGTTTTTTTTAAGCCGGCGTGATTTCCTTGTTTCTTCCAtccttttattttgattattagcATCGGCGATGACGACACCGTAACCATTCGTCCCGGCCAACTAAACAAAGGTCAAAAATAGAAGGTGGGATCAGTTTATCAGATCCCGCGTTGTTAGGTGAGGTACATATTTCCGTTGACCTTATTTCACGACTGCCAACATGTACATGTACATATGTACGTATACATGTAGATGTGTTCTATCCAAAATGGGGAATCACCTTTTGCTCACTCTCGCGACTACAGAATGTAAGAACCACATGTTGTAAGTGAAACTTGTAGCCTCTTTCTATATTTCTACACGACTTTGTAGAACCGGAAGCATCTTTTGATTCATGGGCTAATCTGGAGACTTATGGAGTTTTCAGAAAATTCCACATAAGCAAATATACCTCTCTCTTAGGTTTTGCTAcatcaaagtttgaaaattatGTAGGATAATGTGTTGAGGTTTGCGCCACGTGTCGCACAATTGACAGCTCCATCTTCCCACGTTAAATATGCACATTATTAGATAGAATCAAACATGAAAGATTGTCGATGGATTAAATTAGTTCTAACCAAAGAAAACGACTCATTTTCGTTCGTAGAAAACGACTCATTTTCCATCTTCCCCATGCTTGAAGCGACTGGACACCACATATAGGAGAAGGAAAAGttctttcaaattcttcaatttctagACTACCAACCCTGAGTTCTTGCCAATGGTCTATACTTGTTGGCAATAGGAAGCTAGAGGATCAAGGATGTTCATAGTGGCGAAGAAGCTCAAAGCACTGAAACGGCATCTTAAGGGGCTTGAATAGATCTCAATTTGGTGACCTACACCCTGAAGGTTAAGGGGGCAAAGGAGAACTTTCATTGACTGCTTTGCAACAAGAGCTTGTGATGAAATAAGTTAACGATAGGCGGGTGTTCTTAAAATTCAAATGAAGAGAGGTACTTTCATTTGTATGTATCGAATGTAATTTCTTGCAAGTTGTAAAGTTAGTCACATTATTTCCCCCCGTTTTCTAAGttttctccctcttcttttccaaaagaaaaaagctttACATCAATCTAGCAGCGTGATGTGGGATAATGGGGCCACCTGTTTAAGGGTCATTTTCTGTAAGTAACACACAGTGGTTAGCGGTTCTGCCTGAAAGATGACATCATGAACTTGACGGGAGGAAGAGGGCTCATTTTTGCTGAGCACGGAAATTACGTTGAAATAGCTTGACTACATCTAAACATATACGAAAGGAATATAGTCGACTCAACTAATCTTTTTGAAGGTGGCTTGTCAATCTTCCTATCATCCATTTCTCTCTCACActttaaatttactaatttttttagaattttgttCGCACCTAGAAACAGCCATAATAGGTATTGGTCATTTTGAGagatgttaaaatatttaaataataaatcatgcgCTTCATATGACAGGTTTAAGTTTTGAGAATGGTTGACAGTGATCCTATAAAATCTTACATAATATCAAAGTTAAAGTTCTTGAGttccaatcattccatgctccatttgcctccccaattaaatcTTCACACTTAGCACTAGGCAAGAGACTAGGCCAAGTGTAAGGagaatattagaatatttaaataataaatcatatattcatttgacaaactaaattttgaaaataattagtgATGGTCCTATAATATCTCACAAAAGAGACATTAATTTTGCGAGGCATTTACCTTATTAAGCAAGATATCGACTCTATAAATAATTGCATGCAAATTATTGATTGGCATAGGTTTGGCCAATGAGAGGATTGACACGTGCGAGATTGGCATTGGCCACTATTAACACCAAAATTTAACATGTTTCGTATGGACGATCGATACCAAACAGGCGAACGAAGATTGATGTTAAAAGTAGTTGAAATACACATGGCAAAAGTAGTTGGCATACACATGGTAAAAACAGTTGGCAAAACTTCGAGTACAATCAAAACTTTGAGAACATGTCTAGAACTTAATGAACAAGTTTACGAATgtagaagtaaaaaaaaaaaaaaaaaaaaaaaaacctagaggCTCATTGATGTGGAAAAAGAAACTTATGAAGTGTAAAGAAGGACATGCACACTCAAGATTTATTTGTATCATCAAAGTTTCCGTTCATTCTTCTTAATCTTACCAAACTCTCACTTTTGAGTTTGATTTGAGCTTTTAACTCCGTATCACTCTTTAAGCCTAATTCATGTTCCTATCTAGGCTATGATCCCCCGTCAATAAACGAAAAGAAATTCCAAACTCTTTCACCCAATTCAACCTATCCTAATCTCAAAAAATCGATGGCACTTGGTAAGTAAAATCCAACACTCCAACATCGTTTTGCCCATTTCATGTTGGCATGGTTGGATGAAAAGATCGACGAGGATAGTAAAGGACAAGGTCACCAAGCCATGTTTTGGAGTCGCCGTGGACGCCGGGAGACGGGGTTAGGGGCCGGTTATCCTTACCTTGGCAATTGGTGGTTGACGTGGGGAAGACTTTGCGAACATGAGTGCTTTTTACGTGGTTGAGTGGGAGTTTTAAAGCAAAGACCCTTGACGTTGACGTGCAGGGTTGACCACGTGTCCTGGACCACCATGACGTAATGGGCCTGACGTCAGCAACCATGTGGAGATTCCTGCTTTTGGAGGTTTCTCGACATTGGAgtcgggtggtggtggtggagtgCTCGCACGTTCACGTTGGTGGGGACAGCGTTCGGCTGTTTCCGCACGCGCGGAGAAATTATTGGTGGCGTTTCGGAggatctttttctcctttccttttgatAGGTTAAGTACACGGCACGCCGTAGCCCAATTGAATAAAGCCCTTCGTACGAAATTTCGAGCTTCGTCTGTTTTGTAGACTCGaaagattaaaataatatatttctaaaaataatcgtttgaaataattaatttataaaaaataattttattatcaataataatttttatatgatattttcgtagatgataaaaatatttttcatatagtAATTTTTGTAGGCAATACAAACATGTATTTTCGggaatattttctaaatcttttatttttcgcAAACTCAACGGAACCTTAGATATATGATGGCAAATTATTAATAACGTATGTCCACGTTTCTTGAATAAGTAGGGTTTCACATTTCAATGCATACTCCAAACTCTTTCTGCGTGAgtgaaaactttaaaatatgCCCACCATGATGACAATATtgtaaacctttttttttttaacgattATGTCAATTGTAGTACcaatacatcatttttttttttttgtatgttatCATTACCACCAAACTTATACCAATGTGATCAAATAACGATTTTCTTTTAAGCTATTTTAGAATCACTCAACTTGAGTTATGATAAtacaaatgaaattttttattaaggaaaagaagaataagaaaacatTAAATAAGATATCATCAGTCTCCCAACGAAAACCCTATACTTTGGACTCTAAAAAATTCCAATGGATTCtaacaaaaataacatttgTCCCTAGTATGAGTTCGGGATATCAATGACAcaagaaaaaagtttgggatttgaTGCTAAAGtgttactatttttatttttatttttgggttgtAGATGAAGGGTACTTTTGTTATACTTGTACATGTTTGGGTTTTGgcgacatttttattttattttattagtggCACAACTAAGGGTGTCAAGacccgaaccgaaaaccgaaccgaaccgaaccgaaaaaatcagttttttcggttcggttttcatcaaaaaccgaaattttttttatcggttcggttttatcggttaaccgaaccgaaaacccaACCACAAAGGCACGAACAGaaaaccgaatttttttttatcggttctcTCCCGACTCCGTCTCTGAGTCCTCTCGTCATGTCTCGTCTTGGTTTTTATCAGTTCCCGTCTGAGTTCTCccaacggcgacggcgactgcGACGGCGACCGATTGAGGGACAGGGGCCCCTTTCTTCTGCAAATCTCTCCTTCGTCCCTCTTCCTTCagtgacggcgacggcgactgaGGGGCCGAGCATGTCTTGCGCGCGCTCTGCTCTGGACTGAGGGGCCGCTAGTGGCTTTAGATCTGCGACGCCTCTTGCTTGCTCAGTGAACTGCGCTAGTTCAAATCGCTAAGATTCTCCTTTGATCGCTCTGCCTACATCTTCCTCTGCAAAGAtctcttttgctctttttctcaGTGCTGTCGCTGGGTCGCATGCAGAGGGTATCtgggttttttccttttttcttgctttgctcCATTTGTTCTGTTCTTTGAGACGTTTTCTTGGTGGGTGTTGAGGCGAaggttttgtttttctgttgcAACGCGAACTCTGATTTGTGCTGCTGCGTTGGTTCCGAGGAACACTCTGTCCGTCTaccatttttgctattttcttttttgtgggtttttgtttttctgcttcggctcttcttttttcctgtaCAGAAGGATTTTCTGTGGATTTAGGTGAGATCCTCATTGTTGTTTCGCTTCCATTGGTGTGACGAGTGTTAATTTTGTTGTTGTGCTGAGTGGTACACAATGAAGATGGATGCTTTATCTGTTTTTGGGGGAAATATTGAAAATAGATTTAGCCAGATGTTCAATCTTCAGGTTGAGTTCTTGTTTCCAACAAAGTTCGGGTTTTTATTTAGGCATGATTATCTGTTTAGTTTGCCAATCTGTGGAAGTGAAGTGATTTACGTGTTGCTTAAGCTGGAACATTGGAGGAGGGGGATGTTGTTGCAGCTGGAATGTCGATTTAAGCTTCTACTTCTGTCCTATGTTGTTTGGCTGATATgcaaaattgatgagaaaatgaagaaatatttcGTTAAATGCTCGGCTCCATTGTTGACTTTCTAGGCTCCTTTAGATGGCCATGGTTGATTAAAACGCCTGCTGAACATTCTTATTAGGAGGTTTTACTTTTTGTGTTTGCTTCTCATACATGGGTGCTGATGTCAAAGGGTTATCATTGACTGTATCTCTGTTTACAGCTATTGATTGTTTCCCCCTAATTTCTGTATTGGAATGTGATGAATCTACGTGGAGTTTCTGGTTTTAATCACCTTCTGAGATGATAGAAACTGAAAAGGTCGGTACTTGCCGATTCAGTTGTTGTATGTGGGATTTCTAATGGAAGTTCTGGGCCGATGAAGAGGGGTTGTTTTCTGGTTTTCTTGGTGGGAATTTTTAGGTCCTCTTTCATGTTCAGTGTAGTTCATCCTCGTTTAACATTGTAGCAGTGATGAGCTTCAGCGACATTTGCTCAGCTACAGCTAACTATTTCCTTGGTGATTGTACGCAGACTTTGAGAGAAGACAAAGCTCTTGTTTAATCTAATAATTTTTAAGGAGCATATACAGAAGGTAAGCCGtccccaccccaaaaaaaaaaaaaaaaaaaaccgaaaaccaaagttaaaaaccgaaaaaccgaaaaaccgaaccgaaccgaatacgAACcgaatttcggttcggtttcattcagttcggaagatttttcggttcggttcggttcggttcggttcggtttttattcAGAATATTGTAGAGAGCGATCGTATGCATTGAAAAGGAAGATGCCAAAACTAGTCAAATTTGTCCTCTGCTCATTGGAACAAGTTTAGCAAGGTGATCCGTACAAGCGAGCATTACctcaaattttaattgaataGTCCCGTAATAATCAGAAAAAGTCACTTTCGATGGGATCTTccagaaaaaagcaaaaaaaaaaaaaatttttagataaatatgtAATTTCCGAGGTTTTACAGCCTCAAATAAAAGTTTTGGCCTACAAGCCGAAGATCACGCCTCAGAGGGCAGTTTTGTAATTTTAACCTGTCCATGCATAAATTTTTGCCAAAACGtaatttttacttatttttgaaagaaaaagtgaaacacttttgtttttccttcaaaaCAAATGATAtctacatttttttaatgaccCGAACCATACTTAAAGTACGGAAATGGTCAAATTGTTGCACAATCCGTTTGACTTTCAGAGCCATTTTTCCTTCTCACCCCCTCCGTGACATGAGTTCATTAACTCAAAACGCAAGTAAACGTCCAACAACATCCTGAACTAACAAAATCCGCAGGCCTGATGACACACGAAGGCAAATCTTGAACAGTGACGAAGCTGAAACAAGTGATACAGAAAGGCCCGAGAACAAAGGTCAAGGAAGGCTAAAAAGTTTCTGTACTTAGGAGCGGGACAAAAGTGGTGCACCTATGTGAATATACCACCGGTCGAAACCTTTCTGAAGCACAGAATAGAAGTGCCGATAAGGCGTCGAGATTCAAACCCTGAAGCCGCCTGCGCGGCAATGCTACATTCTACCTTTATACTTGCTCATTCCATGTTCCTACATTTTTGCTTCTGCTGAACTGCAGGGGAGTTGCATCGCTGCATGAGATATAACCTGCACACGTAATTCATCCCTCAGCATTCCAATCTGGCTTTACTTAATTCTGATCCATTTCATGGGGTGAGGAGACCACTGAGCATGCCACTTCAGGATGGGGTCCCCCTCTTCATTTCTCCCCATACATTGATATGCTAACACCggagtgataaaaaaatatagggttaatatcacaaaaagtcataaactaaTATACacgtaacaaatttatcctaaactaatttttttactattaaaaTCCTATACTTGTACATGTGTGACAAATTTCCTatgttagtttccattaaattggattaataccatgaaaaattaaaaccatTACGAACATAGgttaaaaccccaaattgatgtATTCGTAAACTACCACATGTCATCAAATTCGGCAATTTGATGGtagaatttaataaaaactaacggagagtaaatttgttataattgtatcaatttgagatttttgtagtcaaaaaaatagtttactgataaatttgtcaaagatatataatttgggaattttgatggtattaattcaaaattttaaaaagtagcACAaaagcggaaaaaaaaaaaatgaaagctcATCACATAAGAAATCCCAACATAGGGCATGGAATAGGGCGGATGATCATCACGTAAAGAATCCGCATTAGGTTATCCTAAGTGGAATCCACCAAAATGACAAGGAGTTGAGTTAAATTTTTAAGTCAAGAAAGTAACAAAAACATTCATTAAAACACAAACTTACCCCCAATAAAACCTTAAAGGCGTTTGTTTATATGGACACAACTTGGAACAGCTCTTCAAATACAGGCAAATACTAAGACACCGGCCTGTTATTCCAAGATAAAGATCAGA
The window above is part of the Eucalyptus grandis isolate ANBG69807.140 chromosome 6, ASM1654582v1, whole genome shotgun sequence genome. Proteins encoded here:
- the LOC120294817 gene encoding LOW QUALITY PROTEIN: probable disease resistance protein At4g33300 (The sequence of the model RefSeq protein was modified relative to this genomic sequence to represent the inferred CDS: inserted 2 bases in 2 codons), whose product is MAVTDFFAGEIATELLKQLVQTTRKSCLSKERALQLTRIIEDLQPIIREIQYSGVELLGHRQTQLDHFSRTLTDGLELSRKVLGTNRWNLYKNLQLTRKMEKLDKKINHFIQVPMQAHTLADVHHMRVETXERLDRIEGSARRLEQSLSEMRIGGGGWVXEALKQREETEAESDAFGSGVLSFGPSVEVGRRKVREMIRDSKDMGVIGICGIGGSGKTTLAKEVAKDDAIRNDFNGRVLFQTVSQSPNIDVLKKQIKAYIMGNEGVSPFDRVPQWNMQWRPEGIDNLGATRRKTLIVLDDVWSFSDLEPLVAISRTPGCTTLVVSRFKFPEVTTDTYEVELLREQEAMTLFCHSAFGQKSIPPGADKDLVKQVVNECKGLPLALKVIGASLRDQLPMFWVSARKRLARGEPISDSHGSKLLDRMAISVEHLKKKVKECFSDLGSFPEDTKIPLDVLINMWVEIHDIDEEEGFAIVVELSNKNLITLVKDVRAGEIYSSYFEVSVTQHDVLRDLALHLNNQEEVNKRKRLLMPRRENEFPKEWERNSGIPFDAQIVSVHTGKMDEMDWPRMEFPKAEVLILNFSSDSYFLPPFIENMPKLRALIVINHSTSNAVLRNFSVFSSLTKLRSLWLERVCVPHLSESTTPLNDMRKVFLVLCKINDSLDPSIVNLPQIFPRLSELTIDHCDDLLELPSSICLAQSLKSLSITNCHSLQSLPADLHNLSSLEILRMYACPNLRTLPPGICQLGCLKYLDISQCVNLMDLPKEIGNLEKLEKIDMRECAQIRGVPRSASLMKTLKTVICDEEVSWGWKDAVKPREDVLVQVADKCFSLDWLDD